From one Streptomyces sp. SCSIO 30461 genomic stretch:
- a CDS encoding alpha/beta fold hydrolase: protein MTVPATRGNAASAQNPPASPSGVWLRRYRPVVDPAVRLVCFPHAGGSATAYLGLAAGLADAGIEVLAVQYPGRQDRRGEPFVETVDALVEAVLPELGEWTGHPVALFGHSLGGTLAYETARRLAELGEAPVHLFVSGRRAPTVPRTDTAHLLDDRALIAHIGTLEGTDPVVLQDEELLRMVLPALRNDYGMAGTYRHRAGALPVPLTVLTGDRDPNVSVEDARRWSEVAGGLVGLHVLPGGHFFLNDRLESVCHIIEEALDHVR, encoded by the coding sequence GTGACCGTACCCGCCACCCGCGGCAACGCCGCATCCGCCCAGAACCCACCCGCTTCCCCTTCCGGCGTGTGGCTGCGCCGCTACCGGCCCGTCGTGGACCCGGCCGTTCGTCTTGTGTGCTTTCCGCACGCCGGCGGTTCGGCCACGGCCTACCTGGGCCTCGCCGCCGGCCTCGCCGATGCCGGCATCGAGGTGCTGGCGGTGCAGTACCCGGGCCGCCAGGACCGGCGCGGTGAGCCTTTCGTCGAGACCGTTGACGCCCTGGTCGAGGCGGTGCTGCCGGAACTGGGGGAGTGGACCGGCCACCCGGTCGCCCTGTTCGGGCACAGCCTGGGCGGCACCCTCGCGTACGAGACGGCACGTCGGCTGGCCGAGCTGGGCGAAGCGCCCGTGCATCTGTTCGTATCGGGCCGCCGCGCGCCCACCGTACCGCGCACGGACACCGCGCACCTGCTGGACGACCGGGCACTGATCGCCCATATCGGCACCCTGGAGGGCACCGACCCGGTAGTGCTCCAGGACGAGGAGCTGTTGCGGATGGTGCTGCCGGCGCTCCGCAACGACTACGGAATGGCGGGCACCTACCGGCACCGCGCCGGGGCGCTCCCCGTGCCGTTGACGGTTCTCACCGGGGACCGTGACCCCAATGTCTCCGTCGAGGACGCGCGGCGTTGGTCCGAGGTGGCCGGGGGGCTGGTGGGGCTGCACGTGCTTCCGGGCGGGCACTTCTTCCTCAACGACCGCCTGGAATCCGTCTGCCACATCATCGAGGAGGCGCTGGACCATGTTCGCTGA
- a CDS encoding NDP-hexose 2,3-dehydratase family protein produces the protein MFADTVPRAGDRTDTARRLLTSARTPDSAAMPVDRVPGWLADQARAGSFRVTRVPFAALRGWYFGDGGNLCHESGRFFAVEGLHVTADGLPERGWKQPIIVQPEVGLLGIVVKEIDGVLHFLMQAKMEPGNRNMLQLSPTVQATRSNFTGVHQGRGIPFLDLFLERGRARVLVDVLQSEQADWFLAKRNRNMIVEIDGQTEIGEIGEDFRWLTFGQLLCLLRLDNVVNMDTRSILACLPTAGAEPVGMDSDPVLRSFHDLSAPSVHGMSEVLSWLTGIRAVRRLVQRRVPLSEVAEDGWEFTDEEIGHSGGRRFRVIGADVSASNREVASWTQPLIQPQVPGLMALIVKRIGGTLHALVQARVDVGHLNVAELAPTVHCRPADHTGPGTEPYPPFLADVLAAPKVRFHYDAVQSEEGGRFYHAENRYAITEVSDDFPEEVPKDYAWLTFAQLTELLAHGNYLNVELRTLVACAHTLY, from the coding sequence ATGTTCGCTGACACCGTGCCACGGGCCGGGGACCGCACGGACACCGCGAGGCGCCTGCTCACATCGGCCCGAACCCCCGACAGCGCGGCCATGCCCGTCGACCGGGTGCCGGGCTGGCTGGCCGATCAAGCCCGCGCGGGCAGCTTCCGGGTCACCCGGGTGCCGTTCGCCGCGCTGCGGGGCTGGTACTTCGGCGACGGCGGCAACCTGTGCCACGAGTCAGGCCGCTTCTTCGCCGTGGAGGGACTGCACGTCACCGCCGACGGGCTTCCGGAGCGGGGCTGGAAGCAGCCGATCATCGTGCAGCCGGAAGTCGGCCTGCTGGGGATCGTGGTGAAGGAGATCGACGGGGTCCTGCACTTCCTGATGCAGGCCAAGATGGAGCCGGGCAACCGCAACATGCTCCAGCTCTCCCCGACCGTGCAGGCCACGCGCAGCAACTTCACCGGGGTCCACCAGGGCCGCGGCATCCCGTTCCTGGACCTGTTCCTGGAGCGGGGTCGGGCACGGGTGCTCGTGGACGTGCTCCAATCCGAACAGGCCGACTGGTTCCTCGCCAAACGCAACCGAAACATGATCGTGGAGATCGACGGCCAGACCGAGATCGGCGAGATCGGCGAGGACTTCCGCTGGCTGACCTTCGGTCAGCTGCTGTGTCTGCTGCGGCTGGACAACGTGGTGAACATGGACACCCGGTCCATCCTGGCCTGCCTGCCCACCGCGGGCGCCGAGCCCGTCGGCATGGACTCCGATCCGGTGCTGCGTTCCTTCCACGACCTGTCGGCCCCCTCGGTGCACGGCATGTCCGAGGTCCTCAGCTGGCTGACCGGCATTCGGGCGGTGCGCCGGCTGGTCCAGCGCCGGGTTCCCCTCTCCGAGGTCGCCGAAGACGGCTGGGAGTTCACGGACGAGGAGATCGGACATTCCGGCGGCCGCAGGTTCCGGGTGATCGGCGCCGACGTCTCGGCGAGCAATCGCGAGGTCGCCTCCTGGACCCAGCCCCTGATCCAGCCCCAGGTGCCGGGCCTGATGGCCCTGATCGTGAAGAGGATCGGGGGCACCCTGCACGCCTTGGTGCAGGCCCGGGTGGACGTCGGGCACCTGAACGTCGCCGAGCTGGCGCCCACGGTGCACTGCCGCCCGGCTGACCACACGGGCCCGGGGACCGAGCCGTATCCGCCGTTCCTCGCCGACGTGCTGGCTGCTCCGAAGGTGCGGTTCCACTACGACGCGGTGCAGTCCGAGGAAGGCGGCCGCTTCTACCACGCGGAGAACCGGTACGCGATCACCGAGGTGTCCGACGACTTCCCCGAGGAAGTCCCGAAGGACTACGCCTGGCTGACCTTCGCCCAGCTTACCGAGCTGCTGGCGCACGGCAACTACCTCAACGTCGAACTGCGCACGCTTGTCGCCTGCGCCCACACCCTGTACTGA
- the rfbB gene encoding dTDP-glucose 4,6-dehydratase: MRVLVTGGAGFIGSHFVRELLSGAYPGLEASRVVVLDALTYAGNPANLDPVRHHPALEFVHGDICDTELVGRLMAGTGLVVHFAAESHVDRSIADASEFVRTNVLGTQTLLQAAVEAEVARFVHVSTDEVYGSIDSGSWPEDHPLRPNSPYAASKAASDLLVLAFHRTHGLEVCVTRCSNNYGPYQFPEKAIPLFTTNLVDGLDVPLYGDGLNSRDWLHVDDHCRGVALVAERGRPGEVYNIGGGTELTNRQLIEQLLALCGRDWSAVHGVADRAAHDRRYSVDTSKISRGLGYEPRVPFAEGLAATVTWYRENRAWWERLKERAALPRPAAPVEQPVGARAYR, from the coding sequence ATGCGCGTCCTGGTGACCGGAGGTGCGGGCTTCATCGGCTCGCACTTCGTCAGAGAACTGCTGTCCGGGGCCTACCCGGGCCTTGAGGCGTCGCGGGTGGTGGTGCTGGACGCTCTCACCTACGCCGGGAACCCCGCCAATCTCGACCCGGTCCGCCACCATCCGGCTCTGGAGTTCGTCCACGGAGACATCTGCGACACGGAGCTGGTCGGACGGCTGATGGCCGGGACCGGCCTGGTGGTGCACTTCGCGGCCGAGTCGCACGTGGACCGCTCGATCGCCGACGCATCGGAGTTCGTGCGTACCAACGTGCTCGGCACCCAGACCCTCCTGCAGGCGGCCGTCGAGGCGGAGGTGGCGCGTTTCGTGCATGTCTCCACGGACGAGGTGTACGGGTCGATCGACTCCGGCTCATGGCCCGAGGACCATCCACTGCGGCCCAACTCCCCCTACGCTGCCTCCAAGGCGGCTTCCGACCTGCTGGTGCTGGCCTTCCACCGCACACACGGGCTGGAGGTGTGCGTGACACGCTGTTCCAACAACTACGGGCCCTACCAGTTCCCGGAGAAGGCGATCCCCCTGTTCACCACCAACCTGGTCGACGGGCTCGATGTGCCGTTGTACGGCGACGGCCTCAACAGCCGCGACTGGCTGCATGTGGACGACCACTGCCGGGGTGTCGCCCTGGTCGCGGAGAGGGGCCGGCCAGGCGAGGTCTACAACATCGGCGGTGGCACGGAGCTGACCAATCGTCAACTGATTGAACAGTTGCTGGCGCTGTGCGGCCGGGACTGGTCGGCGGTGCACGGCGTCGCCGACCGGGCCGCCCATGACCGCCGCTACTCGGTGGACACCTCGAAGATCTCCCGCGGGCTTGGCTATGAACCGCGGGTGCCCTTCGCGGAGGGCCTGGCCGCCACGGTGACCTGGTACCGGGAGAACCGCGCCTGGTGGGAACGGCTGAAGGAGCGCGCCGCGCTCCCGAGGCCCGCCGCACCCGTCGAGCAGCCGGTAGGTGCCCGTGCGTATCGATGA
- a CDS encoding cytochrome P450, which translates to MTTQIAEAADAADADTPETEAPHPLAQPAKANAEELLEWFARGRAEAPVFWDSTRFAWQVFSYEDYNTVSTNPQIFSSDFSPVFPVPEELALLMGPGTFGGIDPPKHGPLRKLVSQAFTPRRMAALEPRIEELARKLLDDLGDRTEIDAVTELAYPLPVTVIAELLGVPASDQDLFREWVDVILNNEGMEYPNLPDDFAETMGPAIKEWAAYLYAKIAEKRAEPSDDLMSGLIESEVDGRRLTDEEIVNIVALLLTAGHISSATLLSNLFIVLDGHPEAQAELRADRSLIPGAVEEVLRYRSPFNNIFRLLKEDTDILGVPMKAGQMVTAWSASANRDAAQFTEPDTFDIRRTANKHMAFGHGIHHCLGAFLARMEAKVFLNLAFDAFPSFTVDLDNAEFYEADQLTARHLPVSVVRG; encoded by the coding sequence ATGACAACACAGATCGCCGAGGCCGCGGACGCCGCGGACGCCGACACCCCGGAGACCGAGGCGCCGCACCCGCTGGCCCAACCCGCCAAGGCCAACGCGGAGGAGCTACTGGAGTGGTTCGCGCGCGGCCGCGCCGAGGCCCCCGTCTTCTGGGACTCGACGCGTTTCGCATGGCAGGTGTTCTCGTACGAGGACTACAACACGGTCTCCACCAACCCGCAGATCTTCTCCTCGGACTTCTCACCGGTCTTCCCGGTGCCGGAGGAGCTGGCGCTGCTGATGGGTCCGGGCACCTTCGGCGGCATCGACCCGCCGAAGCACGGCCCGTTGCGCAAGCTGGTCAGCCAGGCGTTCACCCCCCGCCGGATGGCCGCGCTTGAGCCTCGCATCGAGGAGCTCGCCCGCAAGCTGCTCGACGACCTCGGCGACCGTACCGAGATCGACGCGGTGACCGAGCTGGCGTACCCGCTGCCGGTGACGGTGATCGCGGAGCTGCTGGGTGTCCCGGCTTCGGACCAGGACCTGTTCCGCGAGTGGGTCGACGTCATCCTCAACAACGAGGGCATGGAGTACCCCAACCTCCCGGACGACTTCGCGGAGACGATGGGACCGGCCATCAAGGAGTGGGCCGCGTATCTGTACGCGAAGATCGCCGAGAAGCGGGCAGAGCCGTCCGACGACCTGATGAGCGGCCTCATCGAGTCCGAGGTCGACGGGCGCCGCCTCACCGACGAGGAGATCGTCAACATCGTGGCCCTGCTGCTGACGGCGGGCCATATCTCCAGCGCGACCCTGCTCAGCAACCTGTTCATCGTGCTGGACGGGCACCCGGAGGCGCAGGCGGAGTTGCGGGCCGACCGCTCGCTGATCCCGGGTGCCGTCGAGGAGGTCCTGCGCTACCGCAGCCCCTTCAACAACATCTTCCGGCTGTTGAAGGAGGACACCGACATCCTCGGCGTCCCGATGAAGGCCGGCCAGATGGTCACGGCCTGGAGCGCCTCCGCCAACCGCGACGCCGCGCAGTTCACGGAGCCCGACACCTTCGACATCCGCCGGACCGCGAACAAGCACATGGCCTTCGGCCACGGCATCCACCACTGCCTCGGCGCCTTCCTGGCCCGTATGGAGGCGAAGGTGTTCCTCAATCTGGCCTTCGACGCCTTCCCGTCGTTCACGGTCGACCTCGACAACGCGGAGTTCTACGAGGCGGATCAGTTGACCGCCCGGCACCTTCCGGTCTCCGTCGTCCGCGGCTGA
- a CDS encoding FdtA/QdtA family cupin domain-containing protein, whose translation MSVSITTEPKVGRLKPCAFIELEQHNDARGNLSVVESEWTVGFPIQRVYYLHDLDTGSSRGGHAHRALEQLIIAVHGSFTITVDDGFNQTEFRLDDAGRGLYVGPMVWRNLSDFSEGAVSVVLASLHYDESDYYRDYDEFLRDARSGL comes from the coding sequence ATGTCGGTGAGCATCACCACAGAACCGAAGGTGGGCAGGTTGAAGCCCTGCGCCTTCATCGAGTTGGAGCAGCACAACGACGCACGGGGCAACCTGTCCGTCGTCGAGTCCGAATGGACGGTGGGCTTCCCGATCCAGCGGGTGTACTACCTGCACGACCTGGACACCGGCTCGTCCCGCGGCGGACACGCACACCGGGCGCTGGAGCAGCTCATCATCGCCGTCCACGGCAGTTTCACGATCACGGTGGACGACGGGTTCAACCAGACCGAGTTCCGCCTCGACGACGCCGGCCGGGGCCTGTACGTGGGGCCGATGGTGTGGCGGAACCTGAGCGACTTCTCGGAGGGCGCGGTCAGCGTGGTCCTGGCCTCGCTGCACTACGACGAGTCGGACTACTACCGCGACTACGACGAGTTCCTGCGGGATGCGAGGAGTGGACTGTGA
- a CDS encoding cytochrome P450, translated as MTCPQAAAGSVRAYPFGDRVDLALAPAYAELRAGEPVARVRMPYGGEAWLLTRHADVRKALADPRLSMHAGADRDVPRAAPRGLDSIGLMGMPPEAHARLRRLVSRAFTARRVAAIRPRITEISHALVDDLIADGGPADLVERLALPLPTSVICEMLGIPHADRHIFRTFTEALMSASRYTDEQVGQAAEEYADYLRGYVAKRRAQPEGDLLSALIEAHDEGGRLTENELLMLTGGMLIGGHETTASQIAGHVLVLLQDCSRYERLCARPELVPAAVEELLRVVPLWNSVGPTRVATEDVEIGGVTIRAGEAVVYSLASANHDETVFADAAGVVLDREPNQHLAFGQGPHFCLGAPLARVELQCALEALTSRLPGLRLAVPAAELAWHRDMLVRGLVELPVTW; from the coding sequence ATGACTTGCCCTCAAGCCGCCGCCGGATCCGTCCGGGCGTACCCGTTCGGCGACCGAGTAGACCTCGCACTCGCCCCCGCGTACGCCGAACTCCGGGCCGGTGAGCCCGTGGCACGGGTCCGCATGCCTTACGGCGGCGAGGCATGGCTCCTGACGCGGCACGCGGACGTGCGGAAGGCCTTGGCCGACCCCCGGTTGAGCATGCACGCGGGCGCCGACAGGGATGTGCCCCGCGCCGCCCCCCGCGGCCTCGACTCCATCGGCCTGATGGGCATGCCCCCCGAGGCCCATGCCCGACTGCGCCGGCTGGTGTCCCGGGCCTTCACCGCCCGCCGGGTGGCCGCGATACGCCCCCGCATCACCGAGATCTCGCACGCGCTCGTCGACGACCTGATCGCCGACGGCGGGCCGGCCGACCTCGTCGAGAGGCTCGCGCTGCCCCTGCCCACCTCGGTCATCTGCGAGATGCTCGGCATCCCCCATGCGGACCGGCACATCTTCCGGACCTTCACCGAAGCCCTGATGTCCGCCAGCCGCTACACCGACGAGCAGGTCGGCCAGGCAGCCGAGGAGTACGCCGACTACCTGCGCGGATACGTGGCCAAGCGGCGCGCACAACCCGAAGGCGACCTCCTCAGCGCCCTCATCGAGGCCCACGACGAGGGCGGGCGGCTCACCGAGAACGAACTCCTCATGCTCACCGGCGGCATGCTCATCGGCGGCCACGAGACCACCGCCAGCCAGATCGCCGGCCATGTCCTCGTCCTCCTACAGGACTGCAGCCGCTACGAGCGGTTGTGCGCCCGCCCCGAGCTGGTGCCCGCCGCCGTGGAGGAGCTGCTGCGCGTCGTCCCCCTGTGGAACAGCGTCGGACCCACCCGCGTCGCCACCGAGGACGTCGAGATCGGCGGCGTGACCATTCGTGCCGGCGAGGCCGTCGTGTACTCCCTCGCATCGGCCAACCACGACGAGACCGTGTTCGCTGACGCCGCCGGTGTCGTTCTGGACCGGGAGCCCAACCAGCACCTCGCCTTCGGACAGGGCCCGCACTTCTGCCTCGGCGCCCCGCTGGCCCGAGTCGAACTCCAGTGTGCCCTGGAAGCCCTCACCAGCCGCCTGCCCGGACTGCGCCTGGCCGTGCCCGCGGCCGAACTCGCCTGGCACCGCGACATGCTCGTGCGCGGGCTCGTGGAGCTCCCCGTCACGTGGTGA
- the rfbA gene encoding glucose-1-phosphate thymidylyltransferase RfbA, whose translation MKGIILAGGSGTRLRPLTGALSKQLLPVYDKPMIYYPLSVLMLAGIRDIQIISAKNHLEMFRALLGDGEQLGVRLSYAQQDEPRGIAEAFLIGEEHIDDSPVALILGDNVFHGPGFSQLIAQAAARLDGCELFGYPVNDPQRYGVGEVDSEGNLVSMVEKPVKPRSNLAVTGLYLYDNDVVDIARGLTPSARGELEITDVNREYLAQGRARLNQLGRGFAWLDMGTHDSLLQAGQYVQLLEQRQGERIACVEEIALRMGFIGPEQCFALGSDLGASSYGDYVREIARRAAADGPAADSPAA comes from the coding sequence ATGAAGGGCATCATCCTGGCCGGCGGCAGCGGCACCCGGCTGCGCCCGCTGACCGGTGCACTGTCCAAGCAGTTGCTGCCCGTGTACGACAAGCCGATGATCTATTACCCGCTGTCGGTCCTGATGCTGGCGGGTATCCGCGACATCCAGATCATCTCCGCGAAGAACCATCTGGAGATGTTCCGCGCGCTGCTCGGAGACGGTGAGCAGCTCGGCGTCCGCCTGAGCTATGCCCAGCAGGACGAGCCCCGCGGCATCGCCGAGGCCTTCCTCATCGGCGAGGAGCACATCGACGACAGCCCCGTGGCGCTGATCCTCGGGGACAACGTCTTCCACGGTCCCGGATTCTCCCAGCTGATCGCGCAGGCCGCGGCTCGCCTGGACGGTTGTGAGCTGTTCGGCTACCCGGTCAACGACCCCCAGCGGTACGGGGTCGGCGAGGTCGACTCCGAGGGCAACCTGGTCTCCATGGTGGAGAAGCCGGTCAAGCCGCGCTCCAACCTCGCGGTTACGGGCCTGTACCTGTACGACAACGACGTGGTGGACATCGCCCGCGGGCTGACCCCGTCGGCGCGCGGCGAGCTCGAGATCACCGACGTCAACCGGGAGTACCTGGCCCAGGGCCGGGCAAGGCTGAATCAGCTGGGCCGCGGGTTCGCCTGGCTGGACATGGGTACCCACGACTCGCTGCTGCAGGCCGGTCAGTACGTGCAGCTGCTGGAGCAGCGCCAGGGCGAGCGGATCGCCTGCGTGGAGGAGATCGCCCTGCGGATGGGCTTCATCGGCCCGGAACAGTGCTTCGCCCTCGGCAGCGACCTGGGCGCCTCCAGTTACGGCGACTACGTGCGGGAGATCGCCCGCCGTGCCGCCGCCGACGGGCCCGCCGCCGACTCCCCGGCTGCCTGA
- a CDS encoding macrolide family glycosyltransferase produces the protein MAHIAFFILPAAGHVNPTLSVARELVARGHRVSYALSENYAERVLATGAEFIPYAMDQDRFLATMVPQQDSAEYTDQQEFVNMMKWMLELTQQTLGQFEEHFEADGRPDVFVCDPSSFWSGAILAAKWGVPVIRSTPTYVANEHWSLHPPVDTAEEQQQDPETGQLFGIIAELLAEHGVEKSIGEFAEDVHSGPALVYLPRAFQYAGETFGEEVDFVGPCTSDNSFHGDWEAPATGRPLALVSLGTLYNKQPEFFRACVDAFADLDWDVVIAHAGGIPEGGLGELPPNVRVHSFVPQGAVLKHASLMINHGGTSTVLQAVSEGVPVISVPQMAELHATATRVEQLGVGAKILRKDISPEKVRETVLALAADQSVATRVAWLRQEIESAGGPAAAAAAIERLLVPAPAAG, from the coding sequence ATGGCGCATATCGCCTTCTTCATTCTCCCCGCGGCCGGCCACGTCAATCCGACACTGTCCGTTGCGCGGGAGCTCGTCGCACGCGGCCACCGGGTCAGCTACGCCCTGTCCGAGAACTACGCCGAGCGGGTCCTCGCGACCGGGGCCGAGTTCATCCCCTACGCGATGGACCAGGACCGCTTCCTGGCCACGATGGTGCCGCAGCAGGACTCCGCCGAGTACACGGACCAGCAGGAGTTCGTGAACATGATGAAGTGGATGCTGGAGCTCACCCAGCAGACGCTCGGGCAGTTCGAGGAGCACTTCGAAGCCGACGGCCGTCCTGACGTGTTCGTGTGCGACCCGTCCTCGTTCTGGAGCGGGGCCATCCTCGCGGCGAAGTGGGGCGTGCCGGTCATCCGCAGTACGCCGACCTACGTGGCCAACGAGCATTGGTCTCTGCACCCGCCGGTCGACACGGCGGAGGAACAGCAGCAGGACCCGGAGACCGGGCAGTTGTTCGGGATCATCGCAGAGCTGCTGGCGGAGCACGGCGTGGAGAAGAGCATCGGGGAGTTCGCGGAGGACGTGCACTCGGGTCCCGCCCTGGTCTACCTGCCGCGTGCGTTCCAGTACGCCGGCGAAACCTTCGGCGAAGAGGTCGACTTCGTCGGCCCGTGCACGAGCGACAACAGCTTCCACGGCGACTGGGAGGCACCCGCGACGGGGCGTCCGCTCGCGCTGGTCAGCCTGGGCACTCTGTACAACAAGCAGCCGGAGTTCTTCCGCGCCTGCGTCGACGCCTTCGCTGACCTCGACTGGGATGTGGTGATCGCGCACGCCGGCGGCATCCCGGAGGGCGGTCTCGGTGAGCTTCCTCCGAACGTGCGGGTGCACTCCTTCGTGCCGCAGGGCGCGGTCCTCAAGCATGCGTCCCTGATGATCAACCACGGCGGTACGAGCACCGTGCTCCAGGCCGTGTCCGAGGGCGTCCCGGTCATCTCGGTGCCGCAGATGGCGGAGTTGCACGCGACCGCGACCCGGGTGGAGCAGCTGGGCGTGGGCGCCAAGATCCTGCGCAAGGACATCTCCCCGGAGAAGGTCCGCGAGACCGTGCTCGCACTGGCCGCCGACCAGTCGGTCGCGACGCGGGTGGCGTGGTTGCGGCAGGAGATCGAGTCCGCGGGGGGTCCCGCCGCGGCCGCCGCCGCGATCGAGCGGCTCCTTGTGCCGGCGCCAGCCGCCGGCTGA
- a CDS encoding DegT/DnrJ/EryC1/StrS family aminotransferase, whose translation MTVPTVARAARVPFYDLQDLHAMDGVQAEIDAALLRVSRSGRYLLGPELEAFEEEYARYCENAHCVGVGSGMDALELTLRALGVGEGDEVVVPGHTYVATWLAVSATGARPVPVEPEASSYLIDPDRLTAAITPRTKAVMPVHTYGHPVDLDAIEAVTAPRGIPVVEDAAQAHGARYKGRRIGSRYAAAFSFYPGKNLGALGDGGAVVTSDAELAERIRLLRNYGSREKYEHEVRGTNSRLDEIQAAALRAKLPYLDAWNARRNVIAARYTEGLSGLPGVTPPAVRSWAEPVWHQYVPRTTHREELRRALTDAGVEHLIHYPVAVHRSRAYAGTVPGPLPRSERLAAEVLSLPIGPQLTAQDAETVIAAVRHATENSHV comes from the coding sequence GTGACGGTTCCGACCGTGGCGCGTGCGGCGCGCGTCCCCTTCTACGACCTCCAGGACCTGCACGCCATGGACGGTGTGCAGGCCGAGATCGACGCCGCCCTGCTGCGGGTCTCGCGCTCCGGGCGCTACCTCCTCGGCCCCGAGCTGGAGGCGTTCGAAGAGGAGTACGCCCGGTACTGCGAGAACGCCCACTGCGTCGGTGTCGGCAGCGGCATGGACGCCCTGGAACTGACACTGCGGGCACTGGGCGTCGGCGAGGGCGACGAGGTGGTCGTCCCCGGGCACACGTACGTCGCCACTTGGCTCGCGGTGTCGGCCACGGGGGCACGCCCGGTCCCCGTGGAGCCGGAGGCAAGCTCCTACCTGATCGACCCGGACCGCCTCACCGCCGCGATCACCCCGCGGACCAAGGCGGTCATGCCGGTGCACACGTACGGGCACCCGGTGGATCTCGACGCGATCGAGGCCGTCACCGCGCCCCGGGGTATCCCGGTCGTGGAGGACGCGGCCCAGGCGCACGGGGCCCGTTACAAGGGCCGGCGGATAGGCTCGCGGTACGCGGCGGCGTTCAGTTTCTACCCGGGCAAGAACCTGGGCGCGCTGGGCGACGGCGGCGCCGTGGTCACCTCGGACGCGGAGCTGGCCGAGCGCATCAGGCTGCTGCGCAACTACGGCTCCCGTGAGAAGTACGAGCACGAGGTGCGCGGCACCAACTCCCGGCTGGACGAGATACAGGCGGCGGCGCTGCGGGCGAAGCTCCCGTACCTCGACGCGTGGAACGCCCGCCGGAACGTCATCGCCGCACGCTACACAGAAGGCCTGTCCGGACTGCCGGGGGTGACCCCTCCGGCCGTCCGGTCCTGGGCGGAGCCCGTCTGGCACCAGTACGTACCGCGCACCACGCACCGCGAGGAACTGCGGCGGGCCCTGACCGATGCCGGAGTGGAGCACCTGATCCACTACCCGGTCGCCGTCCACCGTTCCCGCGCCTATGCGGGCACCGTGCCCGGACCGCTGCCGCGTTCCGAGCGGTTGGCGGCGGAGGTGCTGAGTCTGCCCATCGGTCCGCAGCTGACCGCCCAGGACGCGGAGACCGTCATCGCGGCGGTCCGTCATGCCACGGAGAACAGCCATGTCTGA
- a CDS encoding dTDP-4-dehydrorhamnose 3,5-epimerase — MRIDETAVPGTYRLLPERFEDERGHFYEAAKHSELTAATGLPFEVRQVNNSVSRRGVLRGLHCNDVPADAGKLVTCVRGSILDVMVDLREGSPAFGRYAVNRLHADEGTALYLPGGIGHAFLALEDGTCVNYLLSAEYAPGAMVDVDALDPGLDLPWELDGPPIRSAKDAAAPSLAEVVASGRLPRYAPLREELIRP, encoded by the coding sequence GTGCGTATCGATGAGACGGCCGTCCCCGGTACGTACCGGCTGCTGCCGGAGCGGTTCGAGGACGAGCGCGGCCATTTCTACGAGGCCGCCAAGCACAGCGAGCTCACGGCGGCGACCGGGCTGCCCTTCGAGGTGCGCCAGGTCAACAACTCCGTCTCGCGGCGCGGCGTCCTGCGCGGGCTGCACTGCAACGACGTGCCCGCCGACGCCGGCAAACTGGTCACCTGCGTCAGGGGCTCGATCCTCGACGTCATGGTCGACCTCAGGGAGGGCTCGCCGGCCTTCGGCCGGTACGCCGTGAACCGGCTCCACGCCGATGAAGGCACAGCCCTCTACCTGCCCGGCGGCATCGGCCACGCCTTCCTCGCACTGGAGGACGGCACCTGCGTCAACTACCTGCTGTCCGCGGAGTATGCACCCGGGGCCATGGTCGACGTCGACGCGCTCGACCCAGGGCTGGATCTGCCGTGGGAGCTCGACGGGCCCCCGATCCGCTCGGCGAAGGATGCCGCAGCGCCCTCCCTCGCCGAGGTCGTGGCATCCGGTCGGCTGCCGCGCTACGCACCGCTGCGCGAGGAGCTGATCCGGCCGTGA